A part of Capsicum annuum cultivar UCD-10X-F1 chromosome 6, UCD10Xv1.1, whole genome shotgun sequence genomic DNA contains:
- the LOC107875381 gene encoding 60S ribosomal protein L5 — MAFIKVQKTRAYFKRFQVKFKRRREGKTDYRARTRLINQDKNKYNTPKYRLVVRFTNKDIVAQIVSASIAGDMILASAYAKELPRYGLEVGLTNYAAAYCTGLLLARRVLKKLEMDVEYEGNLEVDGEDYSVEPAESRRPFRALLDVGLLRTTTGNRVFGALKGALDGGLDIPHSEKRFAGFSKDSKQLDAEVHRKYIYGGHIATYMKTLIEDEPEKYQTNFSQYIKKGVEADDLEEIYKKVHAAIRADPSPKKSEKQPPKQHKRYNLKKLTYEERKAKLIERLNALNSAAGNDDDDDEDDE, encoded by the exons ATG GCCTTCATCAAAGTCCAGAAGACAAGGGCTTATTTTAAACGTTTCCAGGTTAAATTCAAGAGAAGGAGAG AGGGGAAAACTGACTATAGAGCCAGGACCCGCTTGATCAACCAGGACAAGAATAAGTACAACACTCCAAAGTATCGTTTGGTTGTCCGATTT ACTAACAAGGACATAGTTGCACAAATTGTGTCGGCTAGTATTGCTGGTGATATGATTCTTGCTTCTGCTTATGCTAAGGAGCTGCCTCGTTATGGCCTTGAAGTTGGACTGACAAATTATGCTGCTG CATACTGTACTGGACTTCTTTTGGCAAGGAGGGTTCTCAAAAAGCTTGAAATGGATGTGGAGTATGAGGGGAACCTCGAG GTCGATGGGGAGGATTACTCTGTTGAACCTGCTGAAAGCAGAAGGCCTTTCCGAGCTCTCTTGGATGTTGGCCTTTTAAGGACTACTACAGGAAATCGTGTTTTTGGTGCTCTCAAG GGTGCATTGGATGGTGGACTTGATATTCCTCACAGCGAGAAGAGGTTTGCTGGATTCAGCAAGGATTCCAAGCAGCTTGATGCCGAAGTTCACCGCAAGTACATATATGGTGGCCACATTGCTACGTATATGAAG ACTCTGATTGAAGATGAACCTGAGAAGTACCAGACAAACTTCAGTCAGTACATCAAAAAGGGTGTTGAGGCCGATGACCTAGAGGAGATTTACAAGAAAGTTCATGCTGCCATACGTGCTGATCCAAGCCCAAAGAAATCTGAAAAGCAACCTCCCAAACAACACAAGAG GTACAACCTGAAGAAGCTGACATATGAGGAAAGGAAAGCTAAGTTGATTGAGAGACTGAATGCTTTGAATTCAGCTGCTGGaaatgatgacgatgatgatgaggATGACGAGTGA